One Triticum dicoccoides isolate Atlit2015 ecotype Zavitan chromosome 3B, WEW_v2.0, whole genome shotgun sequence genomic window, cctcacctcgttggcttctCTTCTTGCGTTGACAattgcttccatagcatttttgagctcatcatctcctttctcttcttcttttcggttttgtctttcttgcacccatccggtcgttttggcttcgagtatgaaatcGAGttggtgtggggcttctcttgccgtcatcacttgatgcatcatcctcctcctcatcatcattcaTCTCAATTGCTCGCTTccgtttgttgctcaaatgcaaatccTTCAAACCATCAcacttcttccatttctcatcatcctttaacacttcatagcaatgaggcaaggtaaagaccctgcctttcttgatcttccccttatTGGTTGTCCTTgtctcttctttgaacaagttttgtgcaatgttgtactacaagaaaacaaaacaagttagcacttcggtcaccaaaaacaagtatgatgaatatatatgagatgccacttactcgatcatcctcatttgtgccacttgggttaatCTTGTCCACTGACTTTTGTgcggccgcccacttttgacaatccgagttgattgtcgaccatcgggcccgaagtgatctctcggagcggtcaattccactaacgttgtgagcatcaaagtgttctttcattcgcccccaatacacgtctctactttgatcacctccaatggatggatccctcgacacttgcaaataagtatagcatagtaacttgtcatcgttggtggagtaattgcccgctcttccttttGGCGCCTCGACAATTCtctcaccctcctcgtccacctcaaactcatggtcttcgaaatggatgtcattgtttgagaccaatgcgaattgttggacccaacacccatagtggacatgtatgcatcatcattgagactacaaagttttttgaacaatgcaaataagctatctatatgtgatgatgcattgaaaaaataagaagaaaagaaaagttggaatttttttcatcttgggggcatttcgtcgaacacgtggtgcgcgtcggcggccggctcaacgagtgagctcgccgtcgcttcggtagccgccgcggccgccgaacgccctgcaagcttctttcccctcgccttcgtgctgccggagccgtccgtcgccttgtttttcttcgcggatgttttgcccttcttcggccgcgccgcattggggaccttcgacggtgcggcggcggcaagaagaggttgcgcgcgaggccgacgctcggcggagctccggcggtggcgacgccaACGCTTCCCGCGCTAGGGTTTCCGGCGNNNNNNNNNNNNNNNNNNNNNNNNNNNNNNNNNNNNNNNNNNNNNNNNNNNNNNNNNNNNNNNNNNNNNNNNNNNNNNNNNNNNNNNNNNNNNNNNNNNNNNNNNNNNNNNNNNNNNNNNNNNNNNNNNNNNNNNNNNNNNNNNNNNNNNNNNNNNNNNNNNNNNNNNNNNNNNNNNNNNNNNNNNNNNNNNNNNNNNNNNNNNNNNNNNNNNNNNNNNNNNNNNNNNNNNNNNNNNNNNNNNNNNNNNNNNNNNNNNNNNNNNNNNNNNNNNNNNNNNNNNNNNNNNNNNNNNNNNGTGCGCGTCCATGAGTGGGTggcagggcgccggcgccggcgcgcgcgaggcgtaggaggaggagaggagagagtgcggcgcgaacgctcgagtgtgccgcgcgctgtagcGGGCGCCCGAAATACACCGCGCGGGACAATGTTTTCGACCGCGCGCCCAACTCGTTATAGAGCGCGCGCTATTTTTACGCACCCGGGAGCGACCTGCCGCGTTGCGCGCACGTTAAAACAGACTAATTTGCGGCGCGGCgttagtttagcgcggctgttggagatgctctaaacccAACAATCCATCCCGTGCACCTATGTGCACAACAAAATGGAAAACCAAAGCCCCCCTGACAAGTGGGTCTGCGTCTACAGTCTGAGTTTTACTCAATGGCGCGACAATGAAAGCTTTTGGTCTATTTAAGCACCCACTGAGCTTCAGCTCGCCGCCATAGCCAACCAGTTTCAGAGAGCGCAACCTCCTAGCAGACTCCCAGAAGAAATGGGGCTTCATCATGGAGCACCAGTTGCTCTGTCCCTGCTCGTGCTCCTGTGCGTCCATGGAGGCCGAGAagcggaggcggcgggcggcgggttcGTGAGGGCGCAGGGCACCCGCTTCGTCATCAACGGCAGCCCCTACTACGCCAACGGATTCAACGCCTACTGGCTCATGACCATGGCCGCCGACCCCGCGCAGAGGGGCAAGGTCACCTCCGCGCTCAGCCAGGCCGCCGCCCGCGGCCTCTCCGTCGCCAGAACCTGGGCCTTCAGCGACGGCGGCAGCAATGCGCTGCAGTACGCCCCCGGCAGCTACAACGAGAACACCTTCAAGGTCCTTACCCACATTTTGCTCAACTTTTCTCTTTGTACAGTTTTTATTTTTTGCGCTAACTTTTCTCTTAGTAGTTTTTTCTGAACATCCGGTTTCTTGGATCATTTGGTTCTTCAGCCACCATATAATTTGACCATGGTTCTGTTTCCCTGAGAGTAAttttgttgtggttgttgttgtttgTGCGTGCAGGGGTTGGATTTTGTGATGTCTGAGGCTAGGAAGAATGGGATTAAGGTGATACTGAGCCTTGTGAACAACTATGACACTTTTGGAGGGAAGAAGCAGTACGTAGAGTGGGCAAGAGGGCGGGGGCAGGCCATCGGATCTGAAGATGGCTTCTTCACCAACTCCGTCGTCAAGGGCTTCTACAAGAACCATGTCAAGGTATGAATAACAAATCTTGAGTAACTTGCAACGTTTTCTTGCAAGCCTTTACCATCTTTAGTATAGTTATTATAGGACCATTATTTGGTCTGTAATCTCCGCTCCCTTCCTCGTTGAAGCAAAGATGCTTAGTTTTCTTCTTGTTATTACGTGGGAGAAATTATAAGATTTTGTGAAGTCTTATTATTGTTACGTGGGAGAAACTACAAGATTTTGTGGAGTATAGTTGGCAATCCTTGTTCttgcttttgcttttgctttgTGGTATAGTATTACTTTTTAGAAAACATAACGGTGAAACCCTTCCGGGGATAAATATTCACTAAAGTATAGCAAGGTGGCATGCTCGAGGTCACAATAACGGAACTACAGTACGTAGTAACATTTTTGCTCTGCTTACTTAGTACTATGTCTCCACCGAGGCACCGACAGTGTCTCAGTATTCAGAAGTGGCATTGGAGTGTGCATAAGAAGcacttttttttgtaattttaattCGTGGGAATACTGTTGGATGGGTGCTTCTGGACACCAGACGACTAGTCAAACATCACTCGGTTGGGTCGTGCTCCTACTGTCACTCACTGCGACATGATGATAGCTCTCTGAATCCCTTTATTGACACTCCCGGCACGCTCGTGACAACTTTGCCTCACTTTGCATCATGGAAgaccgtgctgacgagggtgaacaCCGTGACCGGGGTGGCGTACAAGAACGACCCGACGATCCTGGCGTGGGAGCTGATGAACGAGCCCCGGTGCCAGTCCGACCTCTCCGGGCGGACCATCCAGTCGTGGATCACGGAGATGGCGGCGCACGTCAAGTCCATCGACGGCAACCACATGCTGGAGGCCGGCCTGGAGGGCTTCTACGGCCCATCCTCGTCCCGGGCCGCCTCCGTGAACCCGgccggccaccaggtgggcaccgaCTTCATCGCCAACAACCAGGTCCCCGGCATCGACTTCGCCACCGTGCACTCGTACCCGGACCAGTGGCTGTCCAGCTCCGACGACCAGGCGCAGCGGAGCTTCCTGGGCAGGTGGCTGGACGCGCACATCGCGGACGCGCAGGGGACGCTGCGCAAGCCGCTGCTGATCGCCGAGTTCGGCAAGTCGCAGAGGGACCCCGGGTTCAGCAGCGCCCAGCGGGACGCGCAGTTCGGCATGGTCTACGCCAAGATCTACGACTCGGCGCGGAGgggcggccccacggtgggcgggcTCTTCTGGCAGCTCATGGCCGGCGGCATGGACTCCTACGGGGACGGCTACCAGGTCATCTTCGCGGAGGCGCCGGCGTCCACCACCGGCGTCATCACGTCCGAGAGCcgcaagctcaagatgctcggcaAGGCGTTCGCGCGGGCCGAGCGCGCCAAGCGGGACGGGAGCGGGAAGATCGCCGGTGGCAATTAGAGAAGACCACAGACCACGACAACAACAGATGATCTCTACTTTATATAATGCGTGCTTTCTTTGAGTGTGTGAGTGAGTCAAGTTCTCCTCGAGATGATTCAAGATTATTATTCATCCGGGAGAGAAGGAGTAATATTTGTCATCCTTCTTGCTACCTTCCTTGGGAAGAGGACATGTTTTCTTCAGTGTTCTTGTGGATTACGAGATAGCCAAATGTGGTGGACTGATCATGGTGTAAGGCTGGCAAACAGCCGGTGATTAGAACCTTGGTCATACTGGCTTTTACAGATTTTTTGTCGAAAGAAACCCTCTGTCCACTGGAATTGACAAAAAAGACCCCTTGCGGACGAAATTGACAAAAGAGACCCCCTCACtagtggcggcaggcgcggcaaGCGACACGTGTCACCTGCCGCCACGCCGTGAGGCGGCGGGCCCGGCCGCCACAACAGGAGGCGGCAGCCCGGTGTATAACGGTGCGTGCACAGGCCAGCGTGCCGCGACGGAACGGGCCGCGCCAGGCGGGCCCGGCCGCCACCGGGTGAGGCGGCCGCCGTCGCTGCTGTCGCTACTCGGCCGACAAGGCCTGCTCCGCGCGGGCCCAGCGGGTGGGCCACGCCGCCACTAGCTGAGGCGGCACGTCCTGTGCTGCTGCACGCGCGACAGTGCGCAGACGGCGCTGATTTCGAGGCGCGAGCTTGATGGCTGTGACTCCGACGCGTGGGAATATGGTCGCTTTTGGTTCTTTCGCCCGGGAATCCTGCCTTTGCTTCTTTTGCCTCAGCGGATGCGATGGCACTGGGAATCCGAGGCTACGCGAAACTGTTGTGGCGACACTACAGGGATCGTAAATATCCTCGCTTAATTTTCTCGCCATCATTTATCGTCTGAGCTTATAAAAGGAGGCACCGAGGCTCTCGTCCAGCCCTCCTAGAAATCGCCAGTGCGCAAAGTGTGTAACACATTTTTTCAGTCGGTATGAGTTTGCCTTGCTCGGATCAAAGCATTAGGCCGAGGAAAATGAAGAATGCAAGTTTGCCTCCTGGGGTGGCAGTCCTGCGGTGTTGGTGTGGCgatctttgcaaggtgaaggaggtgacgGATTTTTCAGATTGGTTGGGCATGAAGTTTTTCACGTGCGCCAATTATGAGGAAGATCCCGCAGTAGCTATTTCAGAGTACGACAAGCCTCCGGTATGCTTTAACCATCACGAatagatattgttggtattttcATTGATTCTTTAGTAACATTCTTGTTTCTTGTTGTAGTCTCCTCCGCCTCTGTGCATGTAGTATCATTGAATTGACACGGAGAAGCCGGCTTGAGCAGTGACTGAGATTCGTGAAAGAAGTCGTCGTGCGTGGAATAGTTTATTTGTGGAAGAGCGACGTGAGAAggcggaagctgaggagaaagcagagcaagagagagagagagttaaaagaatactatgcggagcaacaccgtttttttgaggaaatgggaaagaaaaaCAAGGAAGAGGCTCGCCGCATGGAGGAGCAGGAACGACAGCGAAAGGAGGCTCGTGAGGCAGAGaggcagagaaagaaagaaagggctcgtcaggccaaggcagcagaaaaagctggcgatggaaaaggaaaatatccacGCTGGACTCAGTAGATTCCTGTGGTAGTATTTACAATTCCACAATCATTTGTATCTTTATTTCTGCACTTTAATGTAGCTTTATTTCAGGAGTTAAATGTAGGTATATTCCTACAATGTATCTTATTTTCAATTGTGCCGTGTCGTAATGGAAAAAAAATATAGTTTAAGAATAAAGTAGTGGcattttctttccctccactaatatcgaacatcgtgcaacaactacaaaataaaattaagatagaacataatgccctacaataaCAGAGTACAAAATTGTTCCTGACTGGTGCATTTTTATTTCAGCAAACATAGATGTTCAAATCGAAAAGTCTGATACACACATATATAGATACAATGGGTCGTGCATGTGCATAGATGAATCACCCTACTTTACGACGACCACCTGACCTTTCCTTACGACCGGAAGGCGACAAGCGATTAGGTGGCCGGGTCACACGAAGACCGCGACCGTACTCCAATTCGGCTTCATGTGTCTGCGAGTCCTGCGTAGGTGGTGGAGTCGCGAATCCTTGTTGCGAACCTGAAGCGTAATTGTAGGCGTATGGTTGTGACTCCGGGGGGATAAAAGATGGGCCAATAACACCCCCTCCGAAGAACTCTGTAACTAATGATGTAACCGTGTCGccaagatcatgtgatgctcccCGGAGGCCTGTGTTGACGCCATGATCATGTGATGCTCCCCGGAGGCCTGTGTTGACGCCGCGTTGGGTGTTCTCATCGCCCCAATTAACATCAGGTGTGTCCTGCACATAGAAACATTTTAAACAAACTGTTAGAGGATAATATATGATATCATTGTAAATGCATTGAAATGTAAACATGACTATCTGAGCATATCCCTCTCCTATACTGTCTGGCCATTGTACTTGGTGCTGGTTTAAATCTGAAGTTAACATCAGGAGTACAATAATATAAATTACGACGAAGACAAAAATACAAATGCaaatcaaaattaacttaaaaaatacaaagaaaTACGATTTACATTAATTATCTGAAGTTAACATCAGGAGTACAATAATACAAAGAGAATCAATTTAAATTCAATATAAGTACACATAACGAGTAAAAATATAAATAGACATGGCGAGTACATATATATCAACATCATGCGTTGTTGTTGGCTCGATAGGGCAGTCTTTGCGTGAATGTCCAGGACACCTGCAAATGCGGCATCGCCTTGGTTCTCCCATCTGGCTATGGTCCATGTCATTGCGATGACGCCTAGACTGACGTCGTCCCTTTGCGGTTCTCATCAAGTCGGTGTTCGGAACCCATTTCGGCCCATCTGGCCATAATATTTTGTAGTCATATCAATGCCCCAAGCCCAGAACTCACCGTTCCAAGTGTTGTACAAATTGTACATGTTGAAGTACGGCGATATGTATGGCTCGACGCTGATTTTTTGAACAGCAGCCGCCCGGAGCACATGACTGCAAGGGTAGCCCTCAAGCTTGGGCTTGTTACAAGTGCACTCACAGGAGGTTGAGCCAAGGGTGACCGCTTGCTTTTTTGATCCTCTGTGGTGACCCTTAACGTACTTGGCTCGCACATTGACCTCCCACTTATTCCTAAGTGCGTCCACTTTCCTGCAGCCATGACTTTGGAACTTCTTTGCTTTCTCGTCCAGATGTCTTTGCATCTTCTCGGACCATGGCTTGTTCAATTCAACTTGTGCTTTGGCGACGGTGACCCTGTCTGCAAAGTATGACAGGGTCCGGTTCCAAGTTTCTTCAATTAGGGCTGTGATAGGCAGTGCTCGCACCCCTTTAAGAACACCATTGTACACCTCTGACATGTTGCTGGTCATTATTCCATACCGAGCCCCGGTGTCGTGAGCCTGCGCCCACTTCTCCAAATGAGGGCAATTCTTGGTGATCCACTGGCTCAAATTTATGGCCGTCCTACGACCCCTCCGGTCTTCTCTCTGCGGCAAGGCCGCGCGGTCGATCTTACCATTGATACCTGCCCATATCGCATTCATTTTGGCTTCAGTTTTTTGCATGCACATCCTCTTGAATAACTTGAACCAatccttgtttttgaatttggagtaaaagtttgctgccaaatgcctcatgcaccaccttccctCTAGATCGGGCCAGCCCCACTCTTCTTCCGACGCCTTAATTATTTCAAGAGCGCTTAATAATCCAGTGTTGCGATCAGAAATGATGCAAACACCTTTACGCTCTTTCACGACACCAATCTTCACGCAGCTCAGGAACCACAACCAGCTATCTTTGTTCTCGCTCTCGACCAATGCATATGCAATAGGAAGAAGCTGATTATTTGCATCCGCTGCAATCGCCACCAATAGTGTGCCCTTGTACTTTCCAGTGAGAAAGGTACCATCAACAGATAATACCGGACGACAGTGCCTGAAGGCTTGTATAGTCTGGGCGAATGCCCAGAATAAGCGGTCCAGGATTAGCTCACCCGGGTTCATTGGGTTTGGACGTTCTCTCCGCCAAACTTGAGCCCCCCTATTAGCACTTGCTATTTGATGAAGCATTCTAGGggcataagaatatgcctcctcatAGGTACCATACAAGTTCTTGAATATATTTTCCTTCGCACGCCTAGCCTTGCTGTAGCTAACAGGGAATCCAATTAGATCCTCTGCATCTTTTTGCAGAGCCCTAACACTAATGTTGAGACTTCCCTGCACAATTGTTTCCATCGTCTGTGCCACAAATTTTGCTGTCACATTGCAGTGATCTGAAAGAGTCCCAGTTTGCTCATAGGTATGCTCCACTATTTTTGTGATATGCC contains:
- the LOC119276466 gene encoding mannan endo-1,4-beta-mannosidase 1-like, with amino-acid sequence MGLHHGAPVALSLLVLLCVHGGREAEAAGGGFVRAQGTRFVINGSPYYANGFNAYWLMTMAADPAQRGKVTSALSQAAARGLSVARTWAFSDGGSNALQYAPGSYNENTFKGLDFVMSEARKNGIKVILSLVNNYDTFGGKKQYVEWARGRGQAIGSEDGFFTNSVVKGFYKNHVKTVLTRVNTVTGVAYKNDPTILAWELMNEPRCQSDLSGRTIQSWITEMAAHVKSIDGNHMLEAGLEGFYGPSSSRAASVNPAGHQVGTDFIANNQVPGIDFATVHSYPDQWLSSSDDQAQRSFLGRWLDAHIADAQGTLRKPLLIAEFGKSQRDPGFSSAQRDAQFGMVYAKIYDSARRGGPTVGGLFWQLMAGGMDSYGDGYQVIFAEAPASTTGVITSESRKLKMLGKAFARAERAKRDGSGKIAGGN